One window of Paenibacillus sp. FSL K6-3182 genomic DNA carries:
- a CDS encoding substrate-binding domain-containing protein encodes MVNFKGRVISLLLFIIAVLLLYSALYPGPEVPKEEQTGKTIQLILRTSKGDYWKNVTMGAQAAVKEFGITLHVSAGADEGDIKGQLQSAMQSLETRPDAIVLGANDDAAFQPFLVEAAKRNIPVIAMDSLLTSGKTASYVGMDNYLAGKEALREIARQLGGNGDVAIVTYSKGGINGIQRERGIRDAVNEYEGLHLVGSQLCSEAYQECEQTVSSILDKQKVDGILTLNTETSIGAAYELKRRQAGNKIKLVGFDSSPELLELLQENQLQTLIVQNPFSMGYLSVKHALAAANGQAVPEKVEMSMELITEENMFWLKNQKLLFPVVQ; translated from the coding sequence ATGGTTAATTTCAAAGGCAGGGTCATTAGCTTGCTGCTCTTCATCATAGCTGTCCTTTTATTGTATTCCGCTCTCTACCCGGGTCCAGAAGTGCCGAAGGAGGAGCAGACTGGGAAGACGATTCAGCTTATTCTTCGGACGAGCAAAGGCGACTACTGGAAAAATGTGACGATGGGCGCACAAGCTGCCGTCAAAGAATTTGGCATTACTCTGCATGTCTCTGCTGGTGCAGATGAGGGGGACATCAAAGGGCAGCTGCAATCAGCTATGCAATCGCTGGAGACTCGGCCAGATGCAATTGTACTCGGAGCAAATGATGATGCGGCATTTCAACCTTTTTTGGTGGAAGCTGCGAAGCGGAATATACCGGTTATCGCAATGGATAGCTTGCTAACCTCGGGGAAGACGGCTTCCTATGTCGGAATGGACAATTACTTAGCTGGCAAAGAAGCGCTGCGGGAAATCGCCAGACAGCTTGGGGGCAACGGCGATGTTGCGATTGTAACGTATAGCAAGGGTGGAATTAATGGCATTCAGCGGGAGCGGGGAATCCGTGATGCAGTTAACGAATATGAGGGACTTCACCTTGTTGGCAGTCAATTGTGCTCGGAGGCGTACCAAGAATGTGAGCAAACCGTCAGCAGTATTTTAGATAAGCAAAAGGTAGACGGCATATTAACACTTAACACAGAAACGTCGATAGGAGCGGCGTATGAACTGAAACGCAGGCAAGCGGGCAATAAGATCAAGTTGGTAGGCTTCGATAGCTCGCCGGAGCTGCTGGAGCTGCTTCAGGAAAATCAGCTGCAAACATTAATCGTACAAAATCCCTTCAGCATGGGCTATCTTAGCGTCAAGCATGCATTAGCAGCAGCAAATGGACAAGCGGTTCCCGAGAAGGTTGAAATGAGTATGGAGCTTATAACGGAAGAGAATATGTTTTGGCTTAAAAATCAGAAGTTATTGTTCCCTGTTGTGCAATAA
- a CDS encoding galactose ABC transporter substrate-binding protein, with amino-acid sequence MKKWTAALVIGALAVTAAGCGSANGDGSASSLPKAGVAIYKFDDTFMSGVRSAIDTAAEGKLAVDIVDSQNSQPTQNDKVDLFITKKVKAMAVNPVDRTAAGIVIDKAQKANIPVVFINREPLADDLAKWDKAFFVGAKAEESGTMEGEIIAEYWKAHPEADKNGDGVLQYAMLKGEPGHQDAELRTKFSVQAIQDAGIKVENIAEDTAMWDRVKGQEKMAAFLASKGDKIEAVLANNDDMALGAIEALKAAGYFKDNKFMPVVGVDATDPAKQALKEGTLLGTVLNDASNQGKATVELMRVLAAGETPTKENTGFEITDGKYVWIPYQKVTQETK; translated from the coding sequence ATGAAAAAGTGGACAGCAGCGCTCGTTATTGGAGCATTAGCAGTTACAGCAGCAGGTTGCGGAAGCGCAAATGGCGACGGGAGCGCAAGCAGCTTGCCTAAGGCAGGCGTAGCCATTTATAAGTTTGACGACACATTTATGAGCGGTGTGCGCAGCGCGATCGATACAGCGGCAGAAGGTAAATTGGCAGTAGATATCGTAGATAGCCAAAACTCGCAGCCCACACAAAATGATAAAGTTGATTTGTTTATAACTAAAAAAGTAAAAGCAATGGCAGTTAACCCGGTTGACCGTACAGCTGCTGGCATCGTTATTGATAAAGCACAAAAAGCTAATATTCCGGTAGTATTCATTAACCGCGAGCCGCTTGCTGATGATTTGGCAAAATGGGACAAGGCGTTTTTTGTAGGCGCAAAAGCGGAAGAGTCAGGCACTATGGAAGGCGAAATCATTGCTGAGTATTGGAAAGCACATCCGGAAGCGGACAAAAACGGTGACGGCGTGCTGCAATATGCGATGCTGAAAGGCGAGCCAGGGCATCAAGATGCTGAGCTTCGGACTAAGTTTTCTGTACAGGCGATTCAAGATGCTGGCATCAAAGTCGAGAATATTGCTGAAGATACTGCGATGTGGGATCGTGTTAAGGGCCAAGAAAAGATGGCAGCTTTCCTTGCTTCCAAAGGCGATAAAATTGAAGCTGTTCTGGCAAACAATGATGACATGGCGCTTGGCGCAATTGAAGCATTGAAAGCTGCTGGCTACTTTAAAGACAATAAATTTATGCCGGTTGTTGGCGTAGATGCAACAGATCCAGCTAAGCAAGCGCTGAAAGAAGGCACTTTGCTCGGTACCGTTCTAAACGATGCGTCGAACCAAGGTAAAGCAACGGTTGAGCTTATGCGCGTTCTTGCTGCAGGCGAAACACCAACGAAGGAGAATACAGGCTTTGAAATTACAGACGGTAAATACGTTTGGATTCCATACCAAAAGGTAACGCAAGAGACCAAATAA
- a CDS encoding sugar ABC transporter ATP-binding protein produces MAKQHPYLLEMNGITKTFPGVKALDDVTLKVRPGTVHALMGENGAGKSTLMKCLFGIYKPDNGEIILDEQKVDIKNSKDALNYGVSMIHQELHPVPQRSVMENIWLGRFPVRGIAPFRFIDHKKMYRDTAQLFEDLNMTIDPHQLVGELSVSKIQSLEIAKAVSFNSKIIVMDEPTSSLTGNEVEQLFDIINKLRARGVSIIYISHKMEEILRISDDVTIMRDGKYIGTWPAPELTIDTIITRMVGRDLSDRFPERTNIPGEVMLRVEGLTSPHAHSFKDVSFELRKGEILGIGGLVGAQRTELIEALFGLRSVKSGVIYKDGISITIKSPIDAKRHKIALLTEERRVTGIFPVLSVTENTAIANLDLYQNRFGFLNESKMRSEAAKGVEKFKTKTPSVDQLIRNLSGGNQQKVLLARWLLTNPDILLLDEPTRGIDIGAKYEIYNIIIELAKQGKSIIMISSEMPELIGMSDRIMVMSEGRATGILEGNMATEQSIMRLAAQTG; encoded by the coding sequence ATGGCAAAGCAGCATCCTTATTTGCTTGAAATGAACGGGATTACCAAGACGTTTCCAGGTGTTAAGGCGCTAGATGATGTTACGTTAAAAGTACGGCCGGGCACGGTTCATGCGCTCATGGGCGAGAATGGTGCAGGTAAATCTACATTGATGAAATGTTTGTTTGGCATTTATAAGCCGGATAACGGCGAGATCATTCTTGATGAGCAAAAGGTTGATATTAAAAACTCCAAGGACGCATTGAATTACGGCGTCTCCATGATTCATCAGGAGCTGCATCCAGTGCCGCAGCGCAGCGTGATGGAGAACATTTGGCTTGGCAGATTTCCGGTAAGAGGCATAGCGCCTTTCCGGTTCATTGATCATAAAAAGATGTACCGCGACACAGCTCAGCTGTTCGAGGATTTAAATATGACGATTGACCCGCATCAGCTGGTCGGCGAGTTGTCAGTTTCCAAAATACAATCGCTCGAAATTGCCAAAGCGGTGTCCTTCAATTCCAAAATTATTGTAATGGATGAGCCGACTTCCTCGCTTACAGGCAATGAGGTAGAGCAGCTGTTCGACATCATCAATAAGCTGCGTGCACGAGGCGTTTCGATTATTTATATTTCGCACAAAATGGAAGAAATATTACGAATCTCCGATGACGTGACGATCATGCGCGACGGTAAATACATCGGTACTTGGCCAGCTCCTGAGCTGACCATCGATACGATTATTACGCGCATGGTTGGCCGAGATTTGTCGGATCGATTCCCGGAGCGTACGAACATCCCAGGAGAAGTCATGCTGCGCGTAGAGGGATTAACCTCGCCGCATGCACATTCCTTCAAGGATGTATCGTTCGAGCTGAGAAAAGGTGAAATTCTCGGAATAGGTGGACTGGTTGGGGCTCAGCGTACTGAACTGATTGAGGCGTTGTTCGGGCTTCGATCCGTAAAATCAGGTGTCATCTACAAGGATGGGATTTCGATTACGATTAAGTCGCCAATCGATGCAAAACGCCACAAAATTGCACTATTAACTGAGGAGCGCAGGGTGACGGGGATTTTTCCGGTGTTGTCCGTAACAGAGAACACAGCAATCGCTAATCTCGATTTATATCAGAATCGCTTTGGCTTCTTAAATGAATCGAAGATGAGATCGGAAGCAGCCAAAGGTGTTGAGAAATTCAAGACCAAGACGCCGTCTGTTGATCAACTGATTCGCAACCTATCCGGCGGTAATCAGCAGAAGGTGCTGTTAGCTCGTTGGCTGCTTACAAATCCAGATATTTTGCTGCTGGACGAGCCAACAAGAGGCATTGATATCGGAGCTAAATATGAAATTTACAATATTATTATTGAGCTTGCCAAGCAAGGGAAAAGCATCATTATGATTTCGTCTGAGATGCCAGAGCTCATTGGCATGTCCGATCGCATCATGGTGATGTCGGAGGGTCGTGCCACAGGTATTCTTGAAGGCAACATGGCAACCGAGCAAAGTATTATGCGGCTTGCAGCACAGACGGGCTAA
- the mglC gene encoding galactose/methyl galactoside ABC transporter permease MglC gives MEAAKGLKIKNAFSQNAIWIVLVALILGIAIIDANFLSITTLRDMMVQSSTRVIIALGAAFVLITAGTDLSAGRVVGLSAVVSASMLQMPEYASKFFPNLPELWVIIPIIIAIMVGLLVGLLNGLIVAKFNVPPFIATLGTMVAVYGANSLYFDMPPNNSQPIGGLRKDFTEIGTGAVGSGQFSIPYIVLIAIFVAFIVWVVFNKTRLGKNMYAIGGNIQAAHVSGINVAKNLMWIYAIAGALYGLAGVLEAARTGGASNNYGNMYELDAIAACVVGGVSTTGGVGRVKGIIAGVLIFTVINYGLTYIGINPNWQLIIKGLIIVVAVAFDIRKYVAKK, from the coding sequence ATGGAAGCAGCTAAAGGTTTAAAAATAAAAAATGCATTTTCGCAAAATGCCATTTGGATTGTACTTGTCGCATTAATTTTAGGAATCGCCATTATTGATGCAAACTTTTTGTCTATAACAACGCTTAGAGATATGATGGTGCAATCATCGACGCGAGTCATTATTGCGCTTGGCGCTGCATTTGTTCTTATCACAGCGGGAACTGACTTGTCAGCAGGGCGTGTAGTCGGACTCAGTGCGGTCGTATCCGCATCGATGCTGCAAATGCCTGAATATGCGAGCAAGTTTTTCCCTAACCTGCCTGAGCTATGGGTGATCATTCCGATTATAATCGCGATCATGGTTGGTTTGCTGGTCGGACTATTGAACGGTTTAATCGTCGCTAAGTTTAATGTTCCGCCTTTTATTGCTACACTTGGTACGATGGTCGCGGTGTACGGAGCGAATTCTCTTTACTTCGATATGCCGCCAAACAACTCGCAGCCGATTGGCGGCTTGCGCAAGGATTTCACTGAAATTGGTACAGGTGCTGTTGGCAGCGGCCAATTCTCTATTCCTTATATCGTATTAATCGCTATTTTTGTAGCGTTCATCGTATGGGTTGTCTTCAATAAAACGCGTCTTGGTAAAAACATGTACGCCATTGGCGGCAACATTCAAGCGGCTCATGTATCCGGCATTAACGTGGCTAAAAACTTGATGTGGATTTATGCAATTGCGGGTGCTTTGTACGGCTTAGCGGGTGTGCTCGAAGCAGCGCGTACGGGCGGCGCGTCGAACAACTACGGCAATATGTATGAGCTTGATGCCATTGCTGCATGCGTGGTCGGCGGCGTTTCAACAACTGGCGGCGTAGGCAGAGTGAAAGGGATCATCGCAGGTGTTCTCATTTTCACTGTCATTAACTATGGTTTGACTTATATCGGTATCAACCCGAACTGGCAGCTGATTATCAAAGGTTTGATTATCGTTGTTGCTGTAGCGTTTGATATTCGCAAATATGTAGCGAAGAAGTAA
- a CDS encoding Cof-type HAD-IIB family hydrolase, with translation MANKHFLTDLDGTLLQSDASLSEYTINVIKHAMKQGIIISYATARSYMSSNKIVSIIPWKYPIVLYNGAVVFDPISSKVIGGYWLDNETTNQIIELGRKQGLIPFLFALDAEDKERVFHEKLLRIGDITFYESRPNDPRFGEMPLLECSHVFRTLIVTYIGLLHELEPLKDEVQRTFGDRVHVHLMKDQYIKDHYFLEFSHSKANKKEGLKQWAELMQCTPEDVTVFGDNLNDLGMFEAAGTKVAVSNAHPTLIELSTLVVESNDEDGVAKYIERVIEEES, from the coding sequence ATGGCAAATAAACATTTCCTTACTGATCTTGACGGAACGCTGCTGCAATCGGATGCATCCTTGTCCGAGTATACGATTAACGTCATAAAGCATGCGATGAAACAAGGTATCATCATTAGTTATGCAACGGCAAGAAGCTATATGAGCTCCAACAAAATTGTATCTATCATTCCGTGGAAATATCCGATCGTTTTATATAATGGCGCGGTTGTCTTTGATCCCATTTCATCTAAGGTCATAGGCGGATACTGGCTGGATAACGAAACGACAAATCAAATTATTGAGCTAGGAAGAAAACAAGGTCTAATTCCCTTCTTGTTCGCGCTGGATGCAGAGGATAAGGAACGTGTATTCCATGAGAAGCTGCTGCGAATTGGCGACATAACCTTCTACGAGAGCCGCCCTAATGATCCTCGTTTTGGAGAAATGCCGCTGCTCGAATGCTCGCATGTCTTTAGGACACTGATTGTGACCTATATTGGCTTGCTGCATGAGCTTGAGCCGCTTAAGGATGAAGTACAGCGTACATTCGGCGATCGGGTTCATGTTCATCTCATGAAGGATCAATATATAAAAGATCATTATTTTCTAGAATTCAGCCACAGCAAAGCCAATAAAAAAGAAGGCTTGAAGCAGTGGGCGGAGCTGATGCAATGTACGCCTGAGGACGTTACGGTGTTCGGTGACAATCTGAATGACTTAGGGATGTTCGAAGCTGCCGGCACCAAGGTCGCTGTTTCCAATGCGCATCCTACTCTCATTGAGCTGTCCACGCTAGTCGTAGAGAGCAACGATGAGGATGGAGTAGCGAAGTATATTGAGCGTGTGATTGAGGAGGAGTCTTAG
- a CDS encoding PLP-dependent aminotransferase family protein — protein MDINLSEEEQGPVYLVLYRHLRKLIQSGALADGTKLPSIRSLHEQSKLSKTTIETAYHMLLEEGYAVSKPRAGLFVIQSQLTPAAAMVHTEILEEKASIHRHSIPIPIQNDAVVDFSLLAVDGQSFPIRAWKSVLHDALSLHANYVHQYGDPRGEYDLRLQLSYYLKRSRGVNCTPEQIIIGSGFSYSTQILAKLLNGASTIAVEEAGIAQVRAAFQQHGYNVAPVPIHNMENFISILEDKQIRILYVTPSHRPTGSSLPYSTRQLLLHWASTNSAYIIEDDYDGEFRYSGKTIPSLQGMDHQGSVIYIGTFSKAFTPALRMNYMVVPTPLLSKLQSIEHTLTSPSRIDQWAMQLFMERGHWYRHVRKVRNLYRKKRAKLLQLIDTYLPGYVQVHGDSAGMHVEIAVQTMCSAEELIKLAASEDVYVYAAQDTPILPSRFARLYLGFGGLHEKEMERGIRRLAKAWAGAASYIE, from the coding sequence ATGGATATCAACCTTTCAGAAGAAGAGCAAGGCCCTGTCTATTTGGTGTTGTACAGACATTTACGGAAACTCATCCAATCTGGCGCTCTAGCGGATGGAACAAAGCTTCCCTCTATTCGATCGCTCCACGAGCAATCGAAGCTTAGTAAAACGACAATTGAAACGGCGTATCACATGCTGCTGGAAGAAGGTTATGCGGTTAGCAAGCCGCGCGCCGGTCTTTTTGTCATACAATCACAATTAACTCCTGCTGCCGCCATGGTTCATACAGAGATTTTAGAAGAAAAAGCCAGCATACATCGCCATTCCATTCCGATTCCTATCCAAAACGACGCAGTCGTCGATTTCAGCCTGCTCGCCGTGGACGGACAATCATTCCCCATTCGCGCATGGAAGTCCGTACTTCATGATGCCCTATCTCTCCATGCGAATTATGTTCATCAGTATGGCGATCCGCGGGGCGAATACGATTTGCGTTTGCAATTGTCTTACTATTTAAAGCGTTCAAGAGGCGTCAATTGCACGCCTGAACAAATCATTATTGGATCAGGTTTTTCTTACAGCACACAAATTCTCGCTAAATTGCTAAACGGTGCATCTACAATTGCAGTGGAAGAAGCCGGTATCGCTCAGGTAAGAGCTGCCTTCCAGCAGCACGGCTACAACGTCGCTCCTGTCCCCATCCATAACATGGAGAACTTCATTTCTATATTAGAAGACAAACAAATTCGAATCTTATATGTCACTCCTTCACATCGTCCTACTGGGAGCTCATTGCCGTACTCCACTAGGCAGCTGCTGCTCCACTGGGCAAGCACAAACAGCGCCTATATCATTGAGGATGACTACGACGGTGAGTTTCGTTATTCGGGCAAGACCATCCCTTCTCTCCAAGGAATGGATCATCAGGGCAGCGTCATTTATATTGGGACGTTTTCCAAAGCCTTCACACCTGCGCTGCGTATGAATTATATGGTTGTCCCGACTCCTCTGCTCAGCAAGCTGCAATCTATAGAGCACACGCTTACAAGTCCATCACGCATCGATCAGTGGGCTATGCAGCTGTTCATGGAACGAGGGCATTGGTACAGGCATGTAAGGAAGGTTCGCAATCTTTATCGTAAAAAACGTGCTAAGCTGCTTCAGCTCATTGACACTTATTTGCCCGGGTATGTGCAGGTTCATGGAGATTCTGCAGGGATGCATGTGGAAATCGCTGTTCAAACAATGTGCAGTGCCGAGGAGCTGATTAAGCTTGCTGCTTCGGAGGATGTTTACGTGTATGCTGCACAGGATACGCCTATCCTGCCCAGTCGTTTTGCAAGATTATATTTGGGGTTCGGCGGACTACACGAGAAAGAAATGGAACGAGGGATACGCCGGCTCGCGAAAGCATGGGCGGGAGCAGCGTCTTATATTGAATAA
- a CDS encoding RidA family protein has translation MPRVEGTVERRLATLGIIVPKASEPAAKYANCVFSNGLLFVSGKGPSAAIKGKLGKEFTTADGYQLARQTGIEVLAVLKHSLEQLDLVTRVVKVQGFVNADPSYEEHHKVLDGFSDLMVEVFGERGIHARSVMGASSLRNQLPIIVDSIFEVATA, from the coding sequence ATGCCGCGAGTAGAAGGAACCGTTGAAAGAAGACTAGCAACATTAGGGATTATTGTACCAAAGGCGAGCGAGCCCGCAGCTAAATATGCCAACTGCGTATTTTCAAATGGACTTCTGTTTGTTTCGGGAAAAGGTCCTTCGGCCGCGATAAAAGGGAAGCTTGGCAAGGAGTTCACGACAGCAGACGGTTATCAACTCGCTAGGCAGACAGGAATTGAAGTTCTCGCCGTATTAAAGCATTCACTAGAGCAGTTGGATCTTGTGACCCGCGTCGTAAAGGTACAAGGTTTTGTGAATGCTGATCCTAGCTATGAAGAGCATCATAAGGTACTCGATGGCTTCTCGGATTTGATGGTGGAGGTATTTGGCGAGAGAGGAATTCATGCACGTTCGGTCATGGGGGCGAGCTCCTTAAGAAATCAGCTGCCGATCATTGTTGATTCTATTTTTGAAGTGGCCACGGCATAA
- a CDS encoding LTA synthase family protein, whose protein sequence is MQFFPKRYDRSLFIVIFIFMMLKMLLFRHFVFSGIQVKSLLPDAAAVLALLLLLELVSSARWRGAVFGLVNAVFSLLLFASTVYVSYYGTVPTYTALHGLDQVLQIRTSVGSIILPAYYVYFLDVAVLAALYIVKRVRGIRSDGRKRIAKPLYTAIAAVLCIAISGGFIWSASTIPNEIVKAENLGYINYQVAAAVKASKEQAALKNGNVEETGADAIALKSSYFEQAGDMVVAGTPNYFGSAKGKNVIVVQMEAFQNFAINLSVGGQAVTPVLNQLAKESFYFPYVFQQIGQGNTADAEFMSNTSIYPTGDMAMSTGYGDRELPSLPRLLGESGYESNTFHINDVTFWDRNRMYPALGFTAYYDKASFKNDHFNSFGASDEELYRVGLEKLKDMKEQGKSFYAQFVTASSHHPFKVPTELQHITIPDYLQGTQLGNYLTALNYTDYELGRFIEGLKASGMWENTVLVAYGDHAGLQTTDNDPAWVSEQLGIDYDEQISRLNIPLIVHVPGVEGKTINQVGGQVDIMPTVTNLLGISLDDQAFTTFGHDLLNISQNVIGMRYYLPTGSFFNNDILFIPGKGFEDGTAVDIRTKKPVADFSKYRGDYDYILELMKLSDDYVRLLPKRAP, encoded by the coding sequence TTGCAGTTTTTCCCTAAACGTTATGACAGATCACTGTTTATCGTTATATTCATCTTTATGATGTTGAAAATGCTCCTGTTTCGCCATTTCGTCTTTTCAGGCATACAGGTGAAGAGCTTGCTGCCTGATGCAGCAGCTGTACTTGCACTGCTTCTGCTGCTGGAGCTAGTCAGCTCTGCGAGGTGGAGAGGAGCCGTATTTGGGCTCGTGAATGCCGTGTTTTCCTTGCTGCTATTTGCTTCAACGGTGTATGTCAGTTATTACGGAACAGTACCTACGTATACCGCACTGCATGGACTTGACCAGGTACTGCAAATTAGGACAAGCGTAGGGTCTATTATTTTGCCTGCTTATTATGTTTACTTTCTCGATGTTGCCGTCTTGGCAGCTCTATATATCGTTAAACGTGTCAGAGGAATACGCAGCGACGGGCGCAAGCGAATTGCCAAACCTCTATACACAGCTATTGCAGCTGTTCTATGTATTGCGATCTCGGGTGGATTCATTTGGTCCGCGAGTACGATTCCGAATGAGATCGTGAAAGCTGAGAATTTAGGCTATATCAATTATCAGGTTGCGGCAGCTGTTAAGGCGAGCAAAGAGCAGGCCGCGCTGAAAAATGGCAATGTAGAAGAAACAGGGGCTGATGCGATAGCGCTCAAATCCTCCTATTTTGAACAAGCTGGAGATATGGTCGTTGCCGGCACGCCTAATTATTTCGGATCTGCCAAAGGTAAAAATGTGATCGTCGTTCAAATGGAGGCGTTCCAAAACTTTGCCATCAATTTGTCTGTCGGTGGTCAGGCGGTTACGCCTGTTCTTAATCAGCTAGCGAAGGAAAGCTTCTACTTTCCTTATGTATTCCAACAAATTGGACAAGGGAATACTGCGGACGCTGAATTCATGTCAAATACTTCTATCTATCCAACCGGGGATATGGCGATGTCAACAGGCTATGGTGATCGAGAGCTGCCGAGTCTTCCGAGACTGCTTGGAGAAAGCGGGTACGAATCCAATACCTTTCATATTAATGATGTGACTTTTTGGGATCGAAACCGAATGTATCCTGCGCTTGGTTTTACGGCATATTATGATAAAGCATCATTTAAAAATGATCATTTTAATTCTTTTGGCGCATCGGATGAGGAGCTTTACAGGGTAGGTCTTGAAAAGCTTAAGGATATGAAGGAGCAAGGCAAGTCTTTTTATGCTCAATTCGTAACTGCATCCAGTCATCATCCTTTCAAGGTTCCAACGGAGCTTCAGCATATTACGATTCCGGACTACTTGCAAGGAACGCAGCTGGGCAATTATTTGACTGCATTAAATTATACGGATTATGAACTGGGCCGTTTTATTGAGGGGCTCAAAGCGAGCGGCATGTGGGAAAACACGGTGTTGGTTGCCTATGGCGATCACGCTGGTCTACAAACGACAGACAATGATCCTGCATGGGTTAGTGAGCAGCTTGGCATCGACTATGATGAGCAAATTAGCCGCTTAAACATCCCGCTTATTGTTCATGTACCTGGCGTAGAGGGGAAGACCATTAATCAGGTTGGCGGTCAGGTTGATATTATGCCGACCGTTACAAATCTGCTAGGCATATCGCTTGATGATCAAGCTTTTACGACGTTTGGCCATGACTTGCTTAATATTTCACAAAATGTAATCGGTATGCGGTATTATTTGCCGACAGGATCATTTTTTAATAATGACATTTTATTTATACCAGGCAAAGGCTTTGAGGACGGAACTGCTGTCGATATTAGAACGAAAAAGCCAGTAGCCGACTTCAGTAAATATCGTGGAGATTATGATTATATACTGGAACTCATGAAGCTTTCGGATGATTATGTACGTCTGCTGCCGAAGCGGGCACCATAG
- the murI gene encoding glutamate racemase yields MRIGFFDSGLGGLTVLAEALQRLPDKDFLYMADTLHVPYGTKSEEDVKAYIFETVGLMMEEGIDALVVACNTATSIAINELRERYSLPIVGMEPAVKPAVEMNRATGKRVLVFATQLTLQLPKYYALVSRVDEMGIVDSLPLPELVRYCEALQFDKQIINEYFRAKLANYDLDNYGIIVLGCTHYPFYKDILRELLPAHIEIVDGNVGTVKRLSALLSRYGISGGGGNGNVRFMCSGQEPAYMDKMQKALSILREKNVLTQSLQS; encoded by the coding sequence ATGCGAATTGGTTTTTTTGATTCAGGGCTTGGCGGGCTTACCGTATTAGCGGAGGCACTTCAAAGACTTCCTGATAAGGATTTTCTTTATATGGCGGACACGCTCCATGTTCCCTATGGGACGAAGTCAGAGGAAGACGTGAAAGCGTACATTTTTGAAACGGTTGGTTTAATGATGGAAGAGGGCATAGATGCATTGGTCGTCGCTTGCAATACAGCGACCAGTATTGCAATTAACGAGTTAAGAGAACGTTATTCCCTGCCCATTGTCGGCATGGAGCCTGCTGTTAAGCCAGCAGTAGAAATGAATCGAGCAACAGGCAAGAGGGTACTCGTCTTTGCAACGCAGTTAACGCTACAACTGCCAAAATATTACGCACTCGTGTCACGCGTGGATGAGATGGGAATCGTGGATTCACTGCCTCTGCCGGAGCTTGTGCGTTATTGTGAGGCGCTGCAATTCGATAAACAGATTATCAACGAATATTTCCGGGCAAAGCTCGCAAACTATGATTTAGACAATTACGGAATTATCGTACTCGGCTGTACACATTATCCTTTCTACAAGGATATATTGAGGGAGCTGTTACCTGCTCATATCGAGATTGTGGATGGGAATGTGGGAACGGTGAAACGCCTATCCGCATTATTGAGCCGCTATGGCATTTCCGGAGGCGGAGGCAACGGAAACGTACGCTTTATGTGCTCGGGCCAAGAGCCAGCTTACATGGACAAGATGCAAAAGGCACTTTCGATTTTACGTGAAAAAAATGTGTTAACACAGTCACTTCAAAGCTAA
- a CDS encoding exodeoxyribonuclease III: MKLVSWNVNGLRACVTKGFNDYFKETDADIFCLQETKLQDGQINMELGEEYSQYWNYAIKKGYSGTAVFTRIKPLSVHYGIEENSEPEGRVITLEFEGFYLVTVYTPNAKRDLSRLDYRMEWEDRFRGYLQQLDALKPVIVCGDLNVAHQEIDLKHPKPNLGNSGFTLEERGKMTELLATGFLDTFRHFYPDRTDVYSWWSYMMKVRERNVGWRIDYFLASSRLSPLLIDASIDTHILGSDHCPVLLTLEEPPAII; this comes from the coding sequence ATTAAGCTTGTATCTTGGAACGTAAATGGTTTACGGGCATGCGTAACGAAAGGTTTTAACGATTATTTCAAGGAAACGGATGCAGATATTTTTTGCCTGCAAGAAACGAAGCTGCAGGATGGACAAATCAACATGGAGCTTGGTGAGGAGTACTCGCAATATTGGAATTACGCGATTAAGAAGGGTTACTCAGGCACTGCGGTGTTCACCCGCATAAAACCACTCTCCGTGCACTATGGTATTGAGGAAAACTCGGAGCCAGAGGGACGAGTCATTACGCTGGAGTTTGAAGGATTCTATCTAGTTACGGTATATACGCCTAACGCCAAGCGCGACTTATCGCGCTTGGATTACCGCATGGAATGGGAAGATCGCTTCCGCGGTTATCTTCAGCAGCTTGATGCCTTAAAGCCTGTCATTGTTTGCGGTGATTTGAACGTAGCCCATCAAGAAATCGATCTTAAGCATCCGAAGCCTAATCTAGGCAACTCTGGCTTTACGCTTGAGGAGCGCGGCAAGATGACGGAGCTGCTAGCAACTGGCTTCCTCGATACATTTAGACATTTTTACCCGGATCGTACGGATGTGTACAGCTGGTGGTCGTACATGATGAAGGTTCGCGAGCGGAACGTGGGATGGCGGATCGATTATTTCTTAGCCTCTTCAAGACTGAGCCCACTGCTCATCGATGCGTCCATTGACACTCATATTTTGGGCAGCGATCATTGTCCTGTTTTGCTTACTTTGGAAGAACCGCCGGCAATCATATAA